The window TACCGCAAAGGTCTCCCACGTTTGTCTCGGGTTTGCCGGAAAAAGTACGTCCGGACCGCACGATGGATCGAGACAGGCGAACGTTGGATGGTAAACCGCGTCCGGACAGCACGGTCCAGATGTGTGCGGGGCGTTTGAGGGTccgccttggagatgcccttatactAGTCGACTGGGGCTAATGCaccggtgcttagatgaggtgccaagcacattaaatagcttagcaactataCTACATAATGCATTGGTGCTTAGCTTCTTGTAGCTAAGCTTCCTTCCTTTAATTATTTAGCAACTAAATTTCTCCATGCATTGGTGGACTTCTTTCATTTAGATGTTAGGTTCATGCGCTTGGCATTGTTTCTTTCTAGGGTCACCACACTCATATTTTTCTTAATTAACTTGCAACACCAGATTTTTTTTGCCCACATGACCGTCTTAGCACATGTACAAGGTGGAGCACTAGGAGGGGATTTGGACTAGCCATGGTGGAGAGCAgcttacactagtaacatacacatgacCCTAGGCTATGTTAGTACCTTCATACTCCTTTATTAGGTTATAAACTCATATTTATTGGGATAttttagtgggtagtaacataagtgtggtatcaTGTAAAactttatttattaggttatagacacatattgtattgtgatATCTGATATtacggtaactagctaagttactcaaattACTTCTCATTAATAGGCAAATTTGCTGAGTTTGACCATATGTTATGAGGAGAGAGATAATTTGAATAACACAGTTAGTTAAGCACACTataagtaacatcacacatatcaagacaaaataagtctacaagctaataaatgaaagtGATGCATGACACCATATATATCTTACTCCCCACTATGGAGGTACtctctccgtttctttttagtttgcatatacgaTTTGGTTAAAGTCAAACTTGGTAAAATTTGACTAGCTTTGTAGGAAAAGATATCAACATCCACACTATGAAATCAATAATATTAGATGCATGATGAAATCAATTTTCATAACATATAACTTTAGTATTGGAGATGCTAATATATTttttataaagttagtcaaactttacaaagtttgactttgaccaaattttatatgcagactaaaaagaaacggaaggAGTACTACCTCCTTCCTGTTATATTGATTCCCGCTGtattctgtgtcaaattttgaccataaatttaaccaacaaatgttcatgcatgtcaccacaAATTATACCATTGAGAGCATGTTTAAATACGAAtctaatgatatgatttttattgatatgtattaacattttattagttaaatctttgaTTAAAGTTTAGCACAAGTTACAAAGGAACTAATAAAACTACTAGTAGTCAAAGTCACTATGGGTAGTCTAGCCCTCTCCAACCTGTCCCATGCCTTCTCGTGATTAATCAAACACCTTTTGACCAGCGCCGCCTCGCCATCACTCCCCGCGACCAGTATGAATCAAAGCCAAGAGCCACTGACTGAGGCTGGAGCCAGTCCCCAGAGAAGCGAGGCGACGGGGGTGAGGAGACGCCGCCGCGGCAGCAGCAAGGGAAGATGAAGACTGCCACCGTCGACCTGGGGGCCCTGGGATGCACCCTATGCTCCAGCCCCCTCCGGCCTCCGGTCTTCCAGGTCGTCCCTTCACACCCTCTTCTTGCAAGATTCTCCCTTGCCCGAGCGAGCTACCATCAATCGATTGAACTACCTCGTTTGATCCGCCGTTGCGTAGTGTCGGGGTATCAATGCCATGCCCGGACGGTAAGGCTGTACAGGGTCTAGAGCGATTAGATGGACGGGGGAGTGTTTTTTGTTTTACTGTTATTAGGGTTTGCTCCGCCGCCGGCGGAATGCGGCGGAGGAGGACGCCGTCGCTGGGGGAGGCGAAGTGCGCCGGCCCGCGCCCTTGTCGATCTCCTTTTTTTCGGAAACGAACCATCATGGTTTGAGCTATTTGGCCAGACAGGAATCGCTAGCTGCACAGTAGTAGCACAAAGTTGCAAGTTGATAATACCAGATTTACTTGCAGTTTCTAAGTAGCAAGTTCAACATCATTATTTCACGGGAGCCACCCAAGCTCTTTGACCTGAGCAACTTATCCCAACCTGCCCAATGTATTTTGTTCTCCTAATCCTGCTATTCTTCGGCCTACACTAAAATCTGCAGGCCATGTATATAGTTCACTTGATCAGAAAAGGTCTTCTCAATTAGGAACAGGAGTTACAGACTTGCAGGTGTAATTTGGTATTTCTTGGCATTGTGTTGATTACTAGTTCCTCCGATTCAAAATAAGTGTCGCGGTTTTGAACTATGGTTAGTTCAACCTTAGTTCAAAACTACGGcacttattatggatcggagggagtatttctTCTTCGATTATTGAGGAAAGCTTATATTTCCAGCTTTGCAGCCTCAAATATTTTTCCTTCCTAGCTTCAGATGAAGTATTCAAAAAGTTCTTTCACAACCTCCTCATGGCCCTATTCTGCATTGACTCTCTGCTTCATGGACGGTTTTTTTTTTCTTTATACTTTTCGCCGAGCAGTTTTGATATAAGCTCTTTGCACAGATCATTTGAAATGTCTTTCATCAAAATTATTTTCCCTAGCATGCATCGTATTTAAATACAGGTCTAGTTTAACATTTCTTGTCAAAGCATTCAGTGTGAATTTGCGACAATGTTTCCAAGTTGCCCCATGATTATAAGTTTCAGCTATTAAACTTTTACTTGTCAGCATTCAATTTTACAAATAATCAGGCTCATAAAGTATAGCACATTTTCTTTCTTATATACAGTGCGAAACTTCTGATATTCTTGAACCGCACCTTCTTTGTTCGACCTGCTATGTGGAGCTCCCGGAGAAGGACAAGTCCTGCTGCAAACGGTGCTTCGCAGTAGAGCGTATACTGCAGTCTGTCCAGGTCCTTTGCCCTTACGCGGAGTATGGCTGCACAGCCAAGATGCCCTACCATGAGACGGAGGAGCATGAGATGAAGTGCATGCACGTGCCATGCTTCACTGGATCAAACAAAGTGCAGCCCATGCCCCTGCACGATGGGTTACCATCGGATTCTTGCACGCTTGTTATCCAAAATGTATCTCGCGTCAGtattgctgaaatctgagatgggctctaggcccatattgcaatttctgaaaaatctctaagggcccatgtgggttatatggcactaggtgtggtgggaagtttagtcccaccccggaagtggaaggagagttggagtggtttataagggtttctcttctacatgctattggagcttgagaagagaagaggccctcgcgcactcctcctccgctcgCCGCGCCGCggattgcgggattgagccgagccgagctcgccGGTCAGGAACagagagtctttgacaggtagggccacgatctgagacgtcggatcgtgggctaccgacttggacgtgggttcagcccacgtctctccacgcgcggccgcacatatatatgtggggcgctgccaaccctagccgccgcgaaacagaacgcatctccgcctccacgcccacgtcgttcctctgctgctgctgccgccggcgactccatcccgttcactgcgtacacggttgacgggagagcaggtcttcgaaactccgtctctctggttcctgtacgggaaagaggcgaataggtttttgggaagcgactacgcgactgctcgcctccgatccactacttcctctacgcccgcgccgtctccgtcatcaccatgtcaagcgacgccgaacgtgccgccgccgagaagaccgaggccgacaagaaggccgtcgaggacgccgctgctgccaccaaagccgcggcctctgcatggcctactggagggtataactcgtttatcccgctcctgattactttcatattagcagtatgcgtagttttgtctactgtttgcttagcacgtgcatgtttagatcaaagtCAGTACATCATCAACTTAGtccatgccatgctagtgatttactcgtgaattaatttaatcgagaaattgcctatttactcaacaatccaaaaacctattatgtgtaggaatttttcggcaagtggctttgccgctgcactgaaaccggataagtttaccggtacgcattttaagcgttggcagacaaagaccactttatggctcacggctatgaacgtgttctgggtcaccggtgtgtccacgggaacgattgctcctgaacaggagaaggcgttcagggaggcaACCACTGTGTTTCTCGGAGCTGTTCTTaccgtgatcggagataaactggtcgacgcatatttacatgtgcatgtcgccaaggacttgtgggaggcgctcgaatctaagttcggggccgccgatgcagggagcgagatgtatattatagagcagttccatgattacaagatggttgagaaccgtcctgtactggagcaggctcatgagataatatgcattgttaaggagcttgagcttctgaagtgcgagttaccgggcaagtttgtcgcgggctgcataatcgctaagctccccaattcctggaggaactttgccaccactctgaaacatcagaggcgtgaattctctgtggaggatgtcattggccatctgagtgttgagcagaattcgagggcaaaggactcgcacggaaaaggggtcgaagggacttctgtcgccaacatggtgaaccagaggaacttcaactcccacaagttcaagggaaagaacggtgtccaacagaataccgacttcaagaagaagggtaagaagaccttcaagaagaacaagaaggatgagggctgctttacttgtggttcgactgaacattgggccaacaagtgcccaaacaagtttaagaagtcagcacaggactccaagtctgtcaacatgattgtgggcaacaatgagaatggtgcatctgggtacggtaatttatttactgtttttcagtatttcagcctaccgattggtgggtggatacaggtgcaggtgttcatgtgtgtgctgacatttcattgttctcttcttaccagatcacaggccacgggtccgtattgatggggaatggcgcgagtgcttctgttcatggtgttggcatggtcgatctgaagtttacttcgggaaggatcgtgcagctgaagaacgtgcagcatgtccccgccatcaagaagaacctcgttagtggctcccttctatgtagagaagggtttaagttggtattcgagtctaataaattagttgttactaagtatggactatttgtttgaaaaggttatgagagcggagggatgttccgcctttccctcgcagatttctgtaataaagtcgtgaaccatattcattcgagtattaatgaatctgaggtttggcattcacgtctttgtcatataagtttcggtgttatgacgcggctagctaagttggatttaatcccgagtttcactttagccaaaggttctaagtgcctgtcatgtgtgcaagctaagcaacctcgccagcctcacaaggctgcggaggagagacacttggcaccattagaactcatacattctgatctttgtgagatgaacggtgtattgactaaaggtggaaagaaatacttcatgacattgatagatgattccactagatattgctatgtgtatctgttaaatactaaagatgaggctctacactactttaaaatctataaggcagaagttgagaatcaacttgaaaagaaaattaaacaatTCCGtttagatcgtggtggagagtacttctcgagtgagtttgattctttctgtgcggaacacgacattattcatgagaggacgcctccctattcaccccagtcaaacggggttgccgagcggaaaaaccgtactctaactgatctggttaacgccatgttagatacgtcgggtttatccaaggcatggcggggggaggctatattgacggcatgtcatgtcctgaataaagttccgatgaaggataatgagatcactccatatgagagatgggcaaagagaaggacaacactctcgtacttgcatacttggggctgtttggcgaaagtcaacgtgccgatccccaaaaagcgtaagcttggacccaagactgtggactgcattaatttgggctacgctaagaacatcgttggctatagatttctagtagtgaaatctaagttacctgaccagaaggtcggtacaatcatagagtctaaggatgctacattctttgaggatatttttcctatgagagatatgcaaagcacttctagacaggaatctgaggagactcctgagcctgccattcctatggaatattatgaacgaacacatgataaaaatcctgaggaggatgacgaggaaacccttggtacgggcaagagacaaaggactgcaaagacctttggtggtgatttcttcgtgtacctcgtggatgatactcccacttctatttcagaagcgtatgcctctccagaagctgactactggaaagatgcggtccgtagcgagatggattccatcatggctaacgggacatgggagatcactgagcgtccctatggttgcaaaccattgggatgtaagtgggtgttcaagaaaaagcgtaggcctgatggtacgattgaaaagtacaaggctaggcttgtggccaagggctatgaccagaaagaagaggaagatttcttcgacacttattcacttgtggctagactgaccaccattcgagtattactctcgttgacggcctcacatggtcttcttgtccatcaaatggatgttaagacggcttttctggatggagagctaaatgaggaaatctacatgcaacaaccagatggctttgtgatagatggtcaggaaagaaaggtgtgtaggttgctgaaatctttatatggcctgaagcaagcaccttggcaatggcatgataagtttaatacaactctgacatctgttggctttgttgttaatgaagctgacaaatgtgtatactatcggcatggtgggggcgaaggagttatactgtgcttgtatgttgatgacatactgatattcggaaccaacctcaaagtcattgaggaggttaaGTCGTTTATGTCTCAgaattttgagatgaaggatcttggtgtggctgatgttatcttgaacatcaagctactgagagataatgagggtgggatcacacttctgcaatcccattatgttgagaaggtgttgagtcgttttggatattcggactgcacaccatctcaaacaccatatgatcctagcgtgttgatttgaaagtccaaaggcatggctaaagatcaattgagatattctcaaatcattggttcacttatgtacctagcgagcgcaacgaggcctgatatcgcgtttgctgtgagcaaactgagccggtttgtttccaaaccgggcgaTGTACATTAgcatgctgttgaaagagttatgcgctatctgaaaggtattatgaattatggacttcactataccggagacccgtcggtacttgaagggtatagtgatgcgaattggatctctgatgctgatgagatgaaggccacaactgggtatatgtttactcttggaggtggcgctgtttcctggaagtcttgcaagcaaacgatcttaacgagatcgacaatggaagcagaattaacaacattagacacttctggtgttgaagcaggatggcttcgagatcttttgatggacttgccattggttgataaaccggttccggctatccttatgaactgtgataatcagactgtcatcaccaaggtgaagagttcaaaggacaacatgaagtccaacaaacacataagaatgagattaaaggctgtcagaaaattaagaaactccggagtgatagcgttggactatgtccatacggctaagaatctggcagatccctttacgaaagggctatcacgtgtagtgatagataatgcatcgaggaagatgggtatgagacccacatgagttaccatggtggtaacccaacctatgtgatcggagatcccgtgaagtaggacctgggaaaacaagccagtggtgaactgaggagagtaactttactaacccactccgttggagatgcaatactctcggaaactgtatggaaggatgactactgtcttaatgtgttccaaggcttatatgtataagcaagatgctatcctacagagcgatctttggaggaacacacctatgtgagcccgactgctagtcacagtctatgagattggggtgatctctagtaaactcatgaataggccaggagtgtgacttatatgctccacccgaggggtcagccttcggcagcccagtactagtaagacatgtggtgaaacttctttacgccaaactgacaattcaaggcatagtccattgttcagttgtgaagaaaTGTAGCcacttgctctaggtgaagctcaaccttaacaggtcttcactgaaacactagtatatcaaaacagtatttggaacagaggacacaatgggccctcgagatctggtgggggattgctgaaatctgagatgggctctaggcccatattgcaatttctgaaaaatctctaagggcccatgtgggttatatggcactaggtgtggtgggaagtttagtcccaccccggaagtggaaggagagttgaagtggtttataagggtttctcttctacatgctattggagcttgagaagagaagaggccctcgcgcactcctcctcctccgctcgccacgccacgcctcgcctcgtcacgacgcgtcgcgggttgcgggattgagccgagccgagctcactcctatgcgcttctttttgccggtcaggaacggagagtctttgacaggtagggccacgatctgagacgtcggatcgtgggctaccgacttggacgtgggttcagcccacgtctctccacgcgcggccgcacatatatatgtggggcgctgccaaccctagccgccgcgaaaCAGAACGCATCTTcgcctccacgcccacgtcgttcctctgctgctgctgccgccggcgactccatcccgttcaccgcgtacacggttgacgggagagcgGGTCTccgaaactccgtctctctggttcctgtacgggagagaggcgaataggtttttgggaagcgactacgcgactgctcacctccgatccactacttcctctacgcccgcgccgtctccgtcatcaccatgtcaagcgacgccgaacgtgccgccgccgagaagaccgaggccgacaagaaggccgccgaggacgccgctgctgccaccaaagccgcggcctctgcatggcctattggagggtataactcgtttatcccgctcctgattactttcatattagcagtactagcagtatgcgtagttttgtctactgtttgcttagcaCATGCATGTTTAGATCAAAGTCAGTACATCATCAACTTAGtccatgcc is drawn from Triticum dicoccoides isolate Atlit2015 ecotype Zavitan chromosome 6B, WEW_v2.0, whole genome shotgun sequence and contains these coding sequences:
- the LOC119324220 gene encoding putative E3 ubiquitin-protein ligase SINA-like 6 → MKTATVDLGALGCTLCSSPLRPPVFQCETSDILEPHLLCSTCYVELPEKDKSCCKRCFAVERILQSVQVLCPYAEYGCTAKMPYHETEEHEMKCMHVPCFTGSNKVQPMPLHDGLPSDSCTLVIQNVSRVNININNRECKKKMHDKRSSNCDNQCSAVIV